In Actinomycetota bacterium, the genomic window GGGCAGGCACTCACGCGCATCCGCGAGGCGCGCGCACTCGCCCGCGCCCGTGTGTGGGACATCGTCGGCGCACCCGGGCGTATCGTCCTCGACATCGACGCCACGCTCGTCACCTCGCATTCAGACAAGGAACGCGCCGCCGGCACCTACAAGAGGGGCTTTGGCTTCCACCCGCTCACGTGTTTCGAGGCCACCACGGGAGAGGGGCTCGCTGGCATCCTGCGCCCGGGCAACGCCGGGGCCAACACCGCGACAGACCACGTCGCCGTCCTCGACCTCGCGCTGGCACAGCTGCCGCGAGGGGCGGCCGGCCCCGGCACGCTCGTGCGCTGCGACTCGGCGGGGGCCACGCACGCCTTCCTCGACGCGGTCGCCGCACACGGACTGCTCTTCTCGGTGGGATTCGACCTCACGCAGCGCGTGCGCGAGGCGTGTCTGGCCGTACCGGGCAAGGCGTGGAGGCCCGCGCTCGACGCTTCCGGCGGGACTCGCGAGGGAGCGTGGGTGGCCGAACTCGACCTGGATCTCTCGACCTGGCCGCAAGGAACGCGCGCGATCTGCCGCCGCGAGCGCCCGCACCCCGGAGCGCAGCTCACCTTCACCGACGACGACGGTCACCGCTTCCAGGTGTTCCTCACGAACCAGACGGGATCGCGCATCGCGCGCCTCGAGCAGCTGCATCGTTCTCGTGCCGCGATCGAGGACTCGATCAGATGCGCCAAGGCATCCGGGCTGCGCAAC contains:
- a CDS encoding IS1380 family transposase; the encoded protein is MTPRERNTVLVNANTPASRFEVTCDADGLTSRAGTALLTGLCDAIGLTAALVGTVSSHSRSVRHEPGRIVRDIAVMLADGGDCLSDLGALRGQRVLFGEVASASTVYRAAERLDGQALTRIREARALARARVWDIVGAPGRIVLDIDATLVTSHSDKERAAGTYKRGFGFHPLTCFEATTGEGLAGILRPGNAGANTATDHVAVLDLALAQLPRGAAGPGTLVRCDSAGATHAFLDAVAAHGLLFSVGFDLTQRVREACLAVPGKAWRPALDASGGTREGAWVAELDLDLSTWPQGTRAICRRERPHPGAQLTFTDDDGHRFQVFLTNQTGSRIARLEQLHRSRAAIEDSIRCAKASGLRNLPFRAFSMNEAWLELVLMGCDLVAWTRMLLLSGTPLAKAEPKRLRYRLLHVAGRIVTHARGVRLRLSRSWPWADVLLTAFQRLRALPEG